A single region of the Brassica rapa cultivar Chiifu-401-42 chromosome A03, CAAS_Brap_v3.01, whole genome shotgun sequence genome encodes:
- the LOC103855972 gene encoding probable F-box protein At4g22060 produces the protein MEPSMWSKLPSDLIQLIFERLGFADFQRAKSVCLSWRYASKQSSPNNQIPWLILFPEKGKDYCLLFNPEEKDEKLYRIQNIGVNFANSNCLATYGSWLLMQDDHQYNIIYILNIFTCEKIDLPSMKSQLSIVETEDDMFLVQLHDNRDVLFWFDEKTKDYVVIWILQARFLVYSRKGDKYWKRIELFNFNFDMVYKDHRLYLYTSSRDVKVLDFSQGIPRQVFETQVNYDYSRKPEDVFYYDAPLHVCRKIKTENLVVRVTGEVLRVKSIVLCNSDVWYFRIYKMNSSNSEWEKLDSLGDEEAIFLDLGITVTLANTIKGVNGNSIYFSGNHNNYCDSDLGHFWSKNDILIFNLGTQEIERPHPSIFSSIQLSNARWFVPNFKQM, from the coding sequence ATGGAACCAAGCATGTGGTCCAAGCTTCCTTCAGATCTCATTCAGTTGATTTTTGAACGTCTTGGTTTTGCAGATTTTCAAAGGGCTAAATCTGTTTGTTTATCTTGGCGCTATGCATCCAAACAATCTTCGCCAAACAATCAAATCCCTTGGCTgattctatttccagaaaaagGTAAAGATTACTGCCTCTTGTTTAATCCCGAGGAAAAAGATGAGAAGTTATACAGAATTCAAAATATAGGTGTCAACTTTGCAAATAGTAATTGTTTGGCTACTTATGGAAGTTGGCTCTTGATGCAAGACGATCATCAATACAATATAATATACATTTTGAATATATTCACCTGTGAGAAGATCGATCTGCCTTCCATGAAGTCTCAACTTAGCATTGTGGAGACTGAAGATGATATGTTTCTTGTACAATTACATGACAACAGAGATGTTTTATTCTGGTTCGACGAAAAAACCAAAGATTATGTTGTTATATGGATACTCCAAGCCCGTTTTTTGGTTTATTCCAGAAAAGGTGATAAATATTGGAAACGAATTGAGCTTTTCAACTTTAATTTTGACATGGTATACAAAGATCATAGACTTTACTTGTATACTAGCTCTCGTGATGTCAAAGTCTTGGATTTTTCTCAAGGTATCCCGCGACAAGTATTTGAGACGCAAGTTAACTATGATTATTCGAGAAAGCCAGAGGATGTTTTCTACTATGATGCTCCTCTTCATGTATGTAGGAAGATCAAGACTGAAAATCTTGTAGTCAGAGTGACTGGTGAAGTTCTGAGGGTTAAGAGCATAGTTTTGTGCAATTCCGACGTTTGGTACTTCCGCATCTACAAGATGAATTCATCAAATAGCGAGTGGGAGAAACTTGATTCTTTGGGAGACGAAGAAGCAATATTTTTGGATCTTGGTATCACCGTTACGCTTGCCAACACTATCAAAGGAGTCAACGGAAACTCAATATATTTCAGCGGCAATCATAATAACTATTGTGATTCTGATTTGGGTCATTTTTGGAGTAAAAACGATATACTTATCTTCAATCTTGGCACTCAAGAAATTGAAAGACCACACCCAAGTATCTTTTCGTCAATTCAATTATCTAATGCTCGATGGTTTGTCCCAAATTTCAAACAAATGTGA